A genome region from Vicia villosa cultivar HV-30 ecotype Madison, WI unplaced genomic scaffold, Vvil1.0 ctg.000011F_1_1, whole genome shotgun sequence includes the following:
- the LOC131621901 gene encoding serine/threonine-protein phosphatase 7-like isoform X3: MLSRMSYEGLDDQRMHLVLRMKELAHGIVDKQPRVAITRSEILEDQVCFVDEGARDSPVVDSIKISNGDILIDEAQSMMHEDEMLDVDQVLGFENGIDEVEESLLSSCFQQFLLWPSDDCVTFEWVQDMMFILEKASQKTLPTEFCHVVQTFVVFKLIDAACNVLRKEPNCVEINCLGEDSRVIVVGDIHGQFHDLLFLLKHAGMPSENQFYVFNGNYVDEGAWGIEVFLVLLAWKVLMPHRVYLLRGNHESRYCTEQYGFKIEVQTKYGNQSEDVYNKFLECFKELPLASVIANRVYTTHGGLFRSIHAATSPSEKPKRKMTQRMDLGSLADLSQVKRSCIDAPHEGPNILLSDILWSKPSNSDGLRVNAGQKLGLWYGPDCTEAFLKQHNLKLIIRSHEGPDARAGRDDFGDMLNGYSIDHDGESGKLYTLFSAPDYPQFGGTRYNNEGAYAILKSPDFATPSFQSFKSAERPMVYPCVDFDADDMDLSQLDSSQIDIEASTSTFSGPQDAPRPEFDFESLGIYNAPSWSVQLPDGSGGSQVVQVPRAPLVEGLPLPPNIEEPHAGAYNYLFELVAGLKHMIATRETENSARVSALRSKASKRKERGHN; encoded by the exons ATGTTAAGTAGGATGTCCTATGAAGGCTTGGATGACCAGAGGATGCATTTAGTTTTGAGGAtgaaagaacttgcacatgggATTGTTGATAAGCAACCTAGAGTTGCAATAACTAGGTCTGAGATACTTGAGGACCAA GTTTGCTTTGTGGATGAAGGGGCAAGAGACAGTCCTGTGGTTGATTCGATCAAGATCAGCAACGGGGATATTCTAATTGATGAGGCACAAAGCATGATGCATGAGGATGAGATGTTAGACGTGGACCAGGTTTTAGGATTTGAAAATGGGATAGATGAAGTAGAAGAGTCTCTGCTGTCATCGTGCTTTCAGCAATTTCTTCTGTGGCCTTCCGATGATTGTGTCACCTTTGAGTGGGTTCAGGACATGATGTTCATCCTTGAGAAGGCTTCACAGAAGACATTGCCAACTGAATTCTGTCATGTTGTGCAGACCTTTGTGGTGTTCAAATTGATAGATGCTGCTTGTAATGTTTTACGTAAAGAACCAAACTGTGTGGAGATTAATTGCCTCGGAGAAGATTCTAGAGTCATCGTTGTAGGTGATATACATGGGCAGTTTCACGatttattgtttcttttgaagcATGCGGGAATGCCTTCTGAGAACCAGTTTTATGTTTTCAATGGTAATTATGTTGATGAAGGAGCTTGGGGCATTGAGGTGTTCTTGGTCTTGCTAGCATGGAAG GTCTTGATGCCTCACAGAGTATATCTACTCCGTGGAAATCATGAATCAAGATATTGCACTGAACAATATGGTTTTAAGATAGAGGTACAGACCAAATATGGCAATCAAAGTGAAGACGTGTACAATAAATTCCTAGAGTGTTTCAAGGAACTTCCATTAGCGTCAGTTATTGCCAACCGTGTTTATACTACTCATGGGGGGCTTTTCCGCAGCATTCATGCTGCTACTTCCCCTTCAGAAAAGCCAAAACGGAAAATGACACAAAGGATGGACCTTGGTTCTTTAGCTGATTTATCTCAAGTTAAAAGAAGTTGCATAGATGCTCCACATGAGGGTCCTAACATACTATTGAGTGACATTCTCTGGTCAAAACCATCAAATAGCGATGGTCTGAGGGTTAATGCAGGTCAAAAATTAGGTTTATGGTACGGTCCTGATTGCACTGAGGCTTTCTTAAAGCAGCACAATTTGAAG CTGATCATCAGATCACATGAAGGACCAGATGCAAGGGCTGGTAGGGATGATTTTGGGGATATGTTGAACGGATACAGCATAGATCATGATGGCGAGTCAGGAAAGCTATATACACTTTTTAGTGCTCCAGATTACCCGCAG TTTGGGGGGACGAGGTATAACAATGAAGGAGCATATGCAATATTGAAGTCGCCAGATTTTGCAACTCCTTCCTTTCAGTCATTCAAATCAGCAGAAAGACCAATG GTGTATCCTTGTGTCGATTTTGATGCTGATGATATGGACTTGAGTCAACTTGACTCTTCTCAAATC GACATAGAGGCCTCGACCTCCACCTTTTCGGGTCCTCAAGATGCGCCGAGACCCGAATTCGACTTCGAGTCATTAGGCATATATAATGCCCCAAGTTGGAGTGTTCAGCTTCCGGATGGTTCAGGCGGTTCTCAAGTTGTGCAGGTTCCAAGAGCTCCATTGGTGGAAGGGTTGCCCCTGCCTCCTAACATAGAG GAGCCACACGCGGGTGCTTATAATTATTTGTTCGAGCTCGTTGCTGGCCTTAAACACATGATTGCAACAAGG GAGACCGAGAACAGTGCTCGTGTATCGGCTTTGCGAAGTAAAGCTAGTAAACGAAAGGAAAGAGGTCACAATTGA
- the LOC131621901 gene encoding serine/threonine-protein phosphatase 7-like isoform X1, translating into MEHHKEVIKNGCHKILEGINSMSWENLDDQQVHSLVMMREIARGVVDERDRKVTKNDVITALRYSIEKMVCASRDIIHMLSRMSYEGLDDQRMHLVLRMKELAHGIVDKQPRVAITRSEILEDQVCFVDEGARDSPVVDSIKISNGDILIDEAQSMMHEDEMLDVDQVLGFENGIDEVEESLLSSCFQQFLLWPSDDCVTFEWVQDMMFILEKASQKTLPTEFCHVVQTFVVFKLIDAACNVLRKEPNCVEINCLGEDSRVIVVGDIHGQFHDLLFLLKHAGMPSENQFYVFNGNYVDEGAWGIEVFLVLLAWKVLMPHRVYLLRGNHESRYCTEQYGFKIEVQTKYGNQSEDVYNKFLECFKELPLASVIANRVYTTHGGLFRSIHAATSPSEKPKRKMTQRMDLGSLADLSQVKRSCIDAPHEGPNILLSDILWSKPSNSDGLRVNAGQKLGLWYGPDCTEAFLKQHNLKLIIRSHEGPDARAGRDDFGDMLNGYSIDHDGESGKLYTLFSAPDYPQFGGTRYNNEGAYAILKSPDFATPSFQSFKSAERPMVYPCVDFDADDMDLSQLDSSQIDIEASTSTFSGPQDAPRPEFDFESLGIYNAPSWSVQLPDGSGGSQVVQVPRAPLVEGLPLPPNIEEPHAGAYNYLFELVAGLKHMIATRETENSARVSALRSKASKRKERGHN; encoded by the exons ATGGAGCAtcacaaagaggtaatcaagaatGGGTGCCATAAGATTCTTGAAGGAATCAATTCAATGTCTTGGGAGAATTTAGACGACCAGCAAGTTCATTCCTTAGTGATGATGAGAGAAATTGCGCGCGGGGTTGTTGATGAACGAGATAGAAag GTGACTAAGAATGATGTGATTACTGCATTGCGCTACAGCATTGAGAAAATG GTGTGTGCATCTAGAGATATCATTCATATGTTAAGTAGGATGTCCTATGAAGGCTTGGATGACCAGAGGATGCATTTAGTTTTGAGGAtgaaagaacttgcacatgggATTGTTGATAAGCAACCTAGAGTTGCAATAACTAGGTCTGAGATACTTGAGGACCAA GTTTGCTTTGTGGATGAAGGGGCAAGAGACAGTCCTGTGGTTGATTCGATCAAGATCAGCAACGGGGATATTCTAATTGATGAGGCACAAAGCATGATGCATGAGGATGAGATGTTAGACGTGGACCAGGTTTTAGGATTTGAAAATGGGATAGATGAAGTAGAAGAGTCTCTGCTGTCATCGTGCTTTCAGCAATTTCTTCTGTGGCCTTCCGATGATTGTGTCACCTTTGAGTGGGTTCAGGACATGATGTTCATCCTTGAGAAGGCTTCACAGAAGACATTGCCAACTGAATTCTGTCATGTTGTGCAGACCTTTGTGGTGTTCAAATTGATAGATGCTGCTTGTAATGTTTTACGTAAAGAACCAAACTGTGTGGAGATTAATTGCCTCGGAGAAGATTCTAGAGTCATCGTTGTAGGTGATATACATGGGCAGTTTCACGatttattgtttcttttgaagcATGCGGGAATGCCTTCTGAGAACCAGTTTTATGTTTTCAATGGTAATTATGTTGATGAAGGAGCTTGGGGCATTGAGGTGTTCTTGGTCTTGCTAGCATGGAAG GTCTTGATGCCTCACAGAGTATATCTACTCCGTGGAAATCATGAATCAAGATATTGCACTGAACAATATGGTTTTAAGATAGAGGTACAGACCAAATATGGCAATCAAAGTGAAGACGTGTACAATAAATTCCTAGAGTGTTTCAAGGAACTTCCATTAGCGTCAGTTATTGCCAACCGTGTTTATACTACTCATGGGGGGCTTTTCCGCAGCATTCATGCTGCTACTTCCCCTTCAGAAAAGCCAAAACGGAAAATGACACAAAGGATGGACCTTGGTTCTTTAGCTGATTTATCTCAAGTTAAAAGAAGTTGCATAGATGCTCCACATGAGGGTCCTAACATACTATTGAGTGACATTCTCTGGTCAAAACCATCAAATAGCGATGGTCTGAGGGTTAATGCAGGTCAAAAATTAGGTTTATGGTACGGTCCTGATTGCACTGAGGCTTTCTTAAAGCAGCACAATTTGAAG CTGATCATCAGATCACATGAAGGACCAGATGCAAGGGCTGGTAGGGATGATTTTGGGGATATGTTGAACGGATACAGCATAGATCATGATGGCGAGTCAGGAAAGCTATATACACTTTTTAGTGCTCCAGATTACCCGCAG TTTGGGGGGACGAGGTATAACAATGAAGGAGCATATGCAATATTGAAGTCGCCAGATTTTGCAACTCCTTCCTTTCAGTCATTCAAATCAGCAGAAAGACCAATG GTGTATCCTTGTGTCGATTTTGATGCTGATGATATGGACTTGAGTCAACTTGACTCTTCTCAAATC GACATAGAGGCCTCGACCTCCACCTTTTCGGGTCCTCAAGATGCGCCGAGACCCGAATTCGACTTCGAGTCATTAGGCATATATAATGCCCCAAGTTGGAGTGTTCAGCTTCCGGATGGTTCAGGCGGTTCTCAAGTTGTGCAGGTTCCAAGAGCTCCATTGGTGGAAGGGTTGCCCCTGCCTCCTAACATAGAG GAGCCACACGCGGGTGCTTATAATTATTTGTTCGAGCTCGTTGCTGGCCTTAAACACATGATTGCAACAAGG GAGACCGAGAACAGTGCTCGTGTATCGGCTTTGCGAAGTAAAGCTAGTAAACGAAAGGAAAGAGGTCACAATTGA
- the LOC131621901 gene encoding serine/threonine-protein phosphatase 7-like isoform X2: MEHHKEVIKNGCHKILEGINSMSWENLDDQQVHSLVMMREIARGVVDERDRKVTKNDVITALRYSIEKMVCASRDIIHMLSRMSYEGLDDQRMHLVLRMKELAHGIVDKQPRVAITRSEILEDQVCFVDEGARDSPVVDSIKISNGDILIDEAQSMMHEDEMLDVDQVLGFENGIDEVEESLLSSCFQQFLLWPSDDCVTFEWVQDMMFILEKASQKTLPTEFCHVVQTFVVFKLIDAACNVLRKEPNCVEINCLGEDSRVIVVGDIHGQFHDLLFLLKHAGMPSENQFYVFNGNYVDEGAWGIEVFLVLLAWKVLMPHRVYLLRGNHESRYCTEQYGFKIEVQTKYGNQSEDVYNKFLECFKELPLASVIANRVYTTHGGLFRSIHAATSPSEKPKRKMTQRMDLGSLADLSQVKRSCIDAPHEGPNILLSDILWSKPSNSDGLRVNAGQKLGLWYGPDCTEAFLKQHNLKLIIRSHEGPDARAGRDDFGDMLNGYSIDHDGESGKLYTLFSAPDYPQVYPCVDFDADDMDLSQLDSSQIDIEASTSTFSGPQDAPRPEFDFESLGIYNAPSWSVQLPDGSGGSQVVQVPRAPLVEGLPLPPNIEEPHAGAYNYLFELVAGLKHMIATRETENSARVSALRSKASKRKERGHN, translated from the exons ATGGAGCAtcacaaagaggtaatcaagaatGGGTGCCATAAGATTCTTGAAGGAATCAATTCAATGTCTTGGGAGAATTTAGACGACCAGCAAGTTCATTCCTTAGTGATGATGAGAGAAATTGCGCGCGGGGTTGTTGATGAACGAGATAGAAag GTGACTAAGAATGATGTGATTACTGCATTGCGCTACAGCATTGAGAAAATG GTGTGTGCATCTAGAGATATCATTCATATGTTAAGTAGGATGTCCTATGAAGGCTTGGATGACCAGAGGATGCATTTAGTTTTGAGGAtgaaagaacttgcacatgggATTGTTGATAAGCAACCTAGAGTTGCAATAACTAGGTCTGAGATACTTGAGGACCAA GTTTGCTTTGTGGATGAAGGGGCAAGAGACAGTCCTGTGGTTGATTCGATCAAGATCAGCAACGGGGATATTCTAATTGATGAGGCACAAAGCATGATGCATGAGGATGAGATGTTAGACGTGGACCAGGTTTTAGGATTTGAAAATGGGATAGATGAAGTAGAAGAGTCTCTGCTGTCATCGTGCTTTCAGCAATTTCTTCTGTGGCCTTCCGATGATTGTGTCACCTTTGAGTGGGTTCAGGACATGATGTTCATCCTTGAGAAGGCTTCACAGAAGACATTGCCAACTGAATTCTGTCATGTTGTGCAGACCTTTGTGGTGTTCAAATTGATAGATGCTGCTTGTAATGTTTTACGTAAAGAACCAAACTGTGTGGAGATTAATTGCCTCGGAGAAGATTCTAGAGTCATCGTTGTAGGTGATATACATGGGCAGTTTCACGatttattgtttcttttgaagcATGCGGGAATGCCTTCTGAGAACCAGTTTTATGTTTTCAATGGTAATTATGTTGATGAAGGAGCTTGGGGCATTGAGGTGTTCTTGGTCTTGCTAGCATGGAAG GTCTTGATGCCTCACAGAGTATATCTACTCCGTGGAAATCATGAATCAAGATATTGCACTGAACAATATGGTTTTAAGATAGAGGTACAGACCAAATATGGCAATCAAAGTGAAGACGTGTACAATAAATTCCTAGAGTGTTTCAAGGAACTTCCATTAGCGTCAGTTATTGCCAACCGTGTTTATACTACTCATGGGGGGCTTTTCCGCAGCATTCATGCTGCTACTTCCCCTTCAGAAAAGCCAAAACGGAAAATGACACAAAGGATGGACCTTGGTTCTTTAGCTGATTTATCTCAAGTTAAAAGAAGTTGCATAGATGCTCCACATGAGGGTCCTAACATACTATTGAGTGACATTCTCTGGTCAAAACCATCAAATAGCGATGGTCTGAGGGTTAATGCAGGTCAAAAATTAGGTTTATGGTACGGTCCTGATTGCACTGAGGCTTTCTTAAAGCAGCACAATTTGAAG CTGATCATCAGATCACATGAAGGACCAGATGCAAGGGCTGGTAGGGATGATTTTGGGGATATGTTGAACGGATACAGCATAGATCATGATGGCGAGTCAGGAAAGCTATATACACTTTTTAGTGCTCCAGATTACCCGCAG GTGTATCCTTGTGTCGATTTTGATGCTGATGATATGGACTTGAGTCAACTTGACTCTTCTCAAATC GACATAGAGGCCTCGACCTCCACCTTTTCGGGTCCTCAAGATGCGCCGAGACCCGAATTCGACTTCGAGTCATTAGGCATATATAATGCCCCAAGTTGGAGTGTTCAGCTTCCGGATGGTTCAGGCGGTTCTCAAGTTGTGCAGGTTCCAAGAGCTCCATTGGTGGAAGGGTTGCCCCTGCCTCCTAACATAGAG GAGCCACACGCGGGTGCTTATAATTATTTGTTCGAGCTCGTTGCTGGCCTTAAACACATGATTGCAACAAGG GAGACCGAGAACAGTGCTCGTGTATCGGCTTTGCGAAGTAAAGCTAGTAAACGAAAGGAAAGAGGTCACAATTGA
- the LOC131621768 gene encoding uncharacterized protein LOC131621768, whose product MMPPGLVSNLQEALLNRKSTTNPQPQDDEPNDAVSSSADEPVEFDESKPIVLLTNSEGVESPGLTNLVEALVLQGLYNVHICVPQSDKSVSGHSVTLRETVEACSVKVNGAFAFEISGTPVDCVSLALSGALFSWSKPVLVISGINRGSSCGHHTFYSGVVAGAREALLCGVPSLSISLNWKKDESQETDFKDAVEVCLPLINAAIRDIEKGTFPKECFLNIEIPRSPLSNKGFKLTKQSMWRSTPNWLAVSNSRYPTGHFLANPQGGLGLQFAQLGRDASAAGAARRLATQKKNLEIIESTGAAGKPDTNRVKKYFRLEFLEKQQEEIEDEDLDYRALESGYVAVTPVSVSPHIETDIQTTTSDWISAVIPGGD is encoded by the exons ATGATGCCCCCGGGCCTCGTTTCCAATCTCCAAGAAGCACTTCTCAACAGAAAATCAACCACCAATCCTCAACCACAAGATGATGAACCTAACGACGCCGTTTCGTCTTCCGCCGACGAACCCGTCGAGTTCGATGAATCTAAACCTATTGTGTTGCTCACGAATAGCGAGGGAGTTGAATCGCCGGGTCTTACGAACCTAGTTGAAGCTCTCGTTCTTCAGGGACTTTACAATGTTCATATTTGCGTTCCTCAATC GGATAAATCTGTTTCGGGGCATTCTGTTACGCTTCGAGAAACTGTGGAAGCTTGTTCGGTTAAAGTTAATGGTGCTTTTGCTTTTGAGATTTCGG GAACTCCGGTGGATTGTGTTTCGTTGGCTTTATCTGGGGCATTGTTTTCGTGGTCAAAGCCTGTGTTG gTTATTAGTGGGATTAACCGGGGATCAAGTTGCGGTCATCACAC GTTTTACTCGGGGGTTGTTGCTGGAGCTAGGGAAGCATTGTTATGTGGTGTACCATCATTATCAATATCATTAAACTG GAAGAAGGATGAAAGCCAAGAAACTGATTTCAAGGATGCAGTAGAAGTCTGTTTACCGTTGATAAATGCAGCTATTAGGGATATTGAAAAGGGAACTTTTCCCAAAGAGTGCTTTCTAAATATAGAAATTCCGAGGTCACCTTTGAGCAACAAG GGTTTCAAATTGACCAAGCAAAGTATGTGGAGATCCACTCCAAACTGGCTAGCTGTTTCAAATAGCCGCTATCCAACTGGTCATTTCTTGGCCAACCCACAAGGTGGCCTAGGTCTTCAGTTTGCACAGCTTGGCCGAGATGCATCTGCAGCT GGTGCAGCTCGTCGGTTAGCTACACAGAAAAAGAATTTGGAGATTATAGAATCAACTGGAGCTGCAGGAAAACCTGATACCAACAGAGTGAAAAAATACTTCAGACTAGAG tttttggagaagcaGCAGGAAGAAATAGAAGATGAAGATCTGGATTACAGAGCACTTGAAAGTGGATAT GTTGCAGTGACTCCGGTATCTGTTTCTCCTCATATTGAAACCGATATTCAAACGACAACTTCAGATTGGATTTCTGCTGTGATTCCCGGTGGAGACTAA